In Halalkalicoccus tibetensis, the genomic window TCGATCCCGATCTCGGCGCCCGGCGTCGGCTCGAAGAGCGCGTCGTTGCGCGGATAGCCCGTGGCGACGATCCTCGCCGGGTCGATCCGGAACGCGGAGGCGAACACCGGCACCATCGATTCCGCGGTGACGGTGACGAGATCGAGCGTCCGATGGGTGTAGCCGTGGGCCAGCCGAACCGGCAGCGGCTCGTCGGGGAAATGGGCGTCCCACGAGACGTGTTTGAGGGCCGTCCCGTGCCACAGCATGACCGCCTTCGCCCCGCCCGAGCACCACAGGTTGACGTCCCGGAGCCCGTGTGTGACGAGGACGGCGCCGGCCCGGAGGTTGAGATACACCCCTCGCGGCGAGTGGACGTGGTGGGCCTCGTAGCCCCGTTCCCGGAGGTCGCGGACGGCCGCTCGGTCCTTCGAGAGCCAGACGGGCCGGATCTCGGGATGGGTGGACGCGACGTGCAGATACAGGTATTTCGCGTTGTCAGCGAACGCCTCACCGGAGCGCGCACCGAACACCCACAGCGACGGGTCACGACCCCACAGTTCCGAGAGCCGTGCGACGACCCAGTGGAGGAGACAGCCGATGACGAGGAGGGCGTGACTCAGATGCGTCCGAAGGGAGGCGTTCCTCAACGGGTTGCTGAACGGCCCCATCTGTTCAGGGCTGTGCGTAACTGCCGGCCGGTTCGAGGGACGGCTGCGAGGGTTCGTCGACGACCGGCGCGGTCTCGATGGTCGCCCCGACCAGGCTCCTGAAGACGCGCCGAAGCTCGTTTGCCTGCATCGCCTCGTACGCTTCGAGCTGCTGGTCCCGGTCCGCGTGCGGGATCATCCGTACCGTCGTTCCCGACGGGTCGATCTCCAGCAGGAGGTGTGCCTGCGGGTACGCGCAGGCCGCGGGCGCGATGAGCTGCGTGATCCCGGACCGGCGGGCGAGTGACGGGACGTGATGATGGCCGGAGATCACCAGGGGGACGTCGTACCGAGCCAGGAGGGAGCTGACGGCCTCCCGGTTCCGGAGGGTGAACGTCCGCCAGGGCGGGCGGTTCGCGAGGGCGCTTCCCATCACGGGAACGACGTTGTGATGTATCGCGACGACCGGGTTCGACAGCCTCGGAAGCGTCTCCTCGAGCCAGGACAGTTGCTCCCCGGAGACCTCCCCCTCGTGGGTGTCGGACAGCGAGCCGTCGGGGAGGGACGCGCTGTTGCAGACCACCAGATCGATACCGCCGACACGTTCG contains:
- a CDS encoding CDP-glycerol glycerophosphotransferase family protein; the protein is MRNASLRTHLSHALLVIGCLLHWVVARLSELWGRDPSLWVFGARSGEAFADNAKYLYLHVASTHPEIRPVWLSKDRAAVRDLRERGYEAHHVHSPRGVYLNLRAGAVLVTHGLRDVNLWCSGGAKAVMLWHGTALKHVSWDAHFPDEPLPVRLAHGYTHRTLDLVTVTAESMVPVFASAFRIDPARIVATGYPRNDALFEPTPGAEIGIDQSVHRRVERLAAEHTVLLYLPTFRDSSESTALDVLDLPALGGLLERHDAYLLVKSHPNEAIDPDAVPSERVVPLPETADSHLLLPYADALISDYSSVVFDYLLLDRPVVFYAHDLEEYRDERGFYFEYEDVTPGPVARSSPAFLRSIERVLAGADPYADERARVRERFCHTDENRSEAVYEAAWRLLPPAPSKPADSSLASRLQRFGD
- a CDS encoding metallophosphoesterase family protein; the encoded protein is MGAPPTLDPDGLVLARLPAPISSETTRLAVLSDVHIATEAEGTDRLFHRTEDRLATAVDRLNRSEPDLVLFCGDLTKDGEPWNFDRFDELVAALDPPHVVTPGNHDVPKSSDEHRTPAVAAFERRYTPGSLPLVERVGGIDLVVCNSASLPDGSLSDTHEGEVSGEQLSWLEETLPRLSNPVVAIHHNVVPVMGSALANRPPWRTFTLRNREAVSSLLARYDVPLVISGHHHVPSLARRSGITQLIAPAACAYPQAHLLLEIDPSGTTVRMIPHADRDQQLEAYEAMQANELRRVFRSLVGATIETAPVVDEPSQPSLEPAGSYAQP